The Oscillatoria acuminata PCC 6304 genomic interval CATCATCTGCGGTGGAAAAATAAAACAGGGAGGTTAAACCACCTGTAATCACCAGGGAATTCACCGCAAACCCACCCCACATTCCCAGCAGCAGAATATTAGAACCCTTAACGCCCCTACCCTGCTTTTTGGAGGGGATCGGTTGGGGTGGGAGTAAGTCCTGAGCAAATACGGGATCTGGCGTCACATCCATTTCTGTAGACGAGATAGATTCCATTTCTAAGGGTTGATTAGGAACCGTCATTGCTTCCGGCGATGGGTCTATAGGGTCTATGGGGTCGGGGGAGATGGGGGAGACCGCCATCGAGATGGGGGAGATGGGGGAGATGGGGGAGACTCTATCCATCGCATCACTCTGTTTAAGAGGATTGGGTGTTGTTGCAGAGGTTAGGGTTACGGGAATTTGAGCCGCGATCGCAACTTCTGCCTCTGGAATTGCGGCAGTGTCCTGAGTTTCTTTTCGGGTCTCAGGGGTGGGTATGGGTTGAATTTCTATCGGGTGGAGATGGATTGGTTGGGACTGGGGAAACTGTAGAAGCTGCAATTCATTCAGGGCTTCCTTGGCAGACTGGTAACGATGTTTGCAGTGATAGCGCACCATTTTATTTAACAGAGCAACCAACGCCGAACCCACTGGCGTGATGGTGTCTGAATGCCAATCAATCTCTCCCGTGTGGGAGTTCACTTCTAAGTCTGCCGGATGCAGTCCGGTTAAGGCTTGAATTGCAAGTAAGCCCAGAGCATATATATCACTGTTGGGACGGGAGTTGCCCGTGAGTTGTTCCGGGGGTAAATAGCCAAAGGTGGCGATCGGCAAGGCGATCGAGGCTTGTCTATATCCCGGGATATTTCGGTCCCGAATCGGTTGGACACTGGCAAAGTCTACTAAAAAAAATTTCCCATCATTGGCGCGTTTAATTAATTTATCCGGAGCAATATTGCCATGAATAAACCCGTTTTGGTGGATGAAATTGAGAAGGGATAAGCCTTCTTTAAGAAACTGCAAACAGGCACTTTCACTCCAACGCTTGCTACAGCGCTTGCCGATGGGTAGCAAGTGACGGAGTTTAACCCCTTCAATCCATTCTTGAACTAAATAGGAGGAATCTGCTTCGGTGAAGCAGTGCAACAGTTGGGGAATGCAATCGTGATTCCCCAACTGTTTCAGGGTTTGGGCTTCAATTCCAAATAAGTGTTGCGCTGATTTGAGACAATGTGGATGGGGTGTGGCTAGATTAAGCTGCTTGATGAAACATTTAGGATGGCCTGGGTTTTTTGTATCTTTAGCAATGTAGGTGTTGCCGACCCCATCGGCATTTAAAACTTTAACGATTTGATAGCGATCGGCTAATAAAGTTTCTAATATGGGCATTGACGCGACTCTGGGCATAGAAAGAATTTCCACCTTGACCTTGAGTTTCACAGAGGTTTAAAATCAACCTGCTCCCTTGGTTAGAGGCCCCGACAATCCCTCCAACTCCCTGGCATCAAATCGTTGTAGCTGTTCGCCTTACCCAAAGGGTCAAGGGAATCGAGCCAAGTTCGACTCGATGCTATCGGTCCGTTGGGCGATCGCGCTATGCCTTCGATGGGGGATGCACCACTTATCCGCAGTCAAAGTGCTCACTGCCGAGGGACCGGGGTTTCTCGCCAAACTAGGAGCTTATTCAGGTATGAGTGCAAACAATTTTCAGCTTCCGGGTTTCTCTATCAGGAATATTGCCCATTATTTTTGAATGCCCTGAATTTTCTTTCGTTAACCCGGTTTTCATCATCGGGGTATCCTATATACTATTAATTTCAACCAGGACCATACCCCGGGACTGGGCAAAAGTTCAGGCTCCGCCTCAGTTTGACCGAAGACTATTTCCTCCCACTAGGGGAAGAAATAACTCAATTTGTTTGCAGTCGAATCCAATATTTAGTGATTGCAAAATGAAGCAAAAATTCTAGGTATTTGAAACTTTAAAAAATGAGTTGCAATCCCCGCATAAAATTTTAGAAATAAGGGATAAAACTGAGGTGATTTTTATTGAATTTTCCTCCTGACTTCACCAAAATTTTATCTAAGCCTCAAATCTGGCCCTAATCCGGAGGGTATCCATACATCAAGAAAAAATATCCGCGCAGAAACTGGGTCTTTACCCCAAATTCGGCGCGGATATTCATCGGTTATGCACAGGACCCCTGCTTCTAGGATTGACCCACCGATGCTGTAAAACTCTAAAAAAAACCAGGGTGTCCGGATAAACCGTCCTCAGCATGAAAGATATTAAATTTCAGTCTCTTTTAAAAAAAAGAGGGTATAAATGTAGCAATGCTCCGTCAGTTATCTTTACTTGGGGCCTGTACCCATTTCAGGTCCTGTCTTAAATTACTGGCTCTGCAAGTTTTTTAAACCGGGCTATTCGTTCAATTCAAAACGAGTATAAACCCTGGGATCAGTCTGACAGCAATAAGATGAAGCGCTTATTTAAGAGGTCAAGTCTTATTGATAAAAAGCAAATAATTAATTTTAAAATTTATTATTTTAATTTTAAAATTAATTATTCAATGATTAGTTCTCTCAAATTAGTTTATTCTTGGGGTTCAACTATCATGGCTATTCTAGTTTTTTGTATCTTGTTTATTCTTTTTACAATTGAAATATTAAAACCCAAAAAACCTAAAAAACCGTCTGATTCACATCAGTGTAAACCTTGCTGTCCCCACAATATCCAAGACCGAAAATCCAAGTGAGAAGGTAATCATCCTCAAACGATCCACAACTCTTCAGCAGCAACCCTGCCTTTTAAATCTCGGGAATAGAGTTTGAAATTAAGAAATGGCAAACCCTAACCTCTCTTTCCTGAATCAGGGTAAGTACAACGTTCAGTTGTGAGGTCCGTCAGAGCAGACTGAATAACACAGCCCTTCCGTGGTAAGCTGCGGGAGGGTTGTTTAATGTAGAATTGAGGAAGAGGGCTAAACCGGATAATTAAATCGAGGGATTGGGGGAATCTTCAGGGGTTCTTTCCCCTAAAATTGAGTAGATAATTGTCTCTTGCTGTTTACCCCGCAGGTGAAGTTCAGTAACTTGAACTCCTAGATAGCGATCGCAAACATAGTTATAGGTTTCTTCGGTGATCAAGAGGTGATAAAGATTATGAGCAACAATCTCTTTATTCAGAGGTTCTACTCGTGCCGCCACATTCACCGTATCCCCGATCGCCGAATAATTCGCCCGTTGTTTGCCACCGACACTCCCTGCAATCAGCGGACCTGTATGAATCCCCATTCCCACTTGAATCAACGGTTTTCCTTCCGCTTTCATCCGTTGATTCAGATCTTTCAGTCTCGCATCCATGGCCAAACAAGCGGCGATCGCATTCCTGGCATCCGCCTGAATCTCCTCCGGAGTTTGGCGAGGAAAGGGGAGACCAAATACCGCCATAATTGCATCCCCAATATATTTATCAATCACTCCCCCATGCTCCATAATACATTCAGACATTGCATCCAAATAATCATTAAGCCAGGAGAGTAACTCTC includes:
- a CDS encoding serine/threonine protein kinase, which translates into the protein MPILETLLADRYQIVKVLNADGVGNTYIAKDTKNPGHPKCFIKQLNLATPHPHCLKSAQHLFGIEAQTLKQLGNHDCIPQLLHCFTEADSSYLVQEWIEGVKLRHLLPIGKRCSKRWSESACLQFLKEGLSLLNFIHQNGFIHGNIAPDKLIKRANDGKFFLVDFASVQPIRDRNIPGYRQASIALPIATFGYLPPEQLTGNSRPNSDIYALGLLAIQALTGLHPADLEVNSHTGEIDWHSDTITPVGSALVALLNKMVRYHCKHRYQSAKEALNELQLLQFPQSQPIHLHPIEIQPIPTPETRKETQDTAAIPEAEVAIAAQIPVTLTSATTPNPLKQSDAMDRVSPISPISPISMAVSPISPDPIDPIDPSPEAMTVPNQPLEMESISSTEMDVTPDPVFAQDLLPPQPIPSKKQGRGVKGSNILLLGMWGGFAVNSLVITGGLTSLFYFSTADDGPKLLTQANIEYHAGNYDQAIALAESIPNFSEAYGEARTNLDRWRVDWEKAQSQFPLVEKAYQEQQWVEVIQGAAPIPEIAYWQDKIVPWVEEATAQVAPQTPEWLETAYAKGRERDFKGALELLKQIPPGTPAYEEAVSKIPEYEENYQIRLEAEAHQLLTQAYQAAIAKDFAKAIQLLEKIPSGTPTYSKVQEKIREYRQKQRIKGNSLLQEAYQRARKQDFPGAIEILKQVPRDTPAYAIAQTKQVEYAQKQRNRRPRASVNGVNVATDAQVPLLGMSVDCQLRDRQEVGFVGGLSSGLNPGDFLQEIS